A window of Tripterygium wilfordii isolate XIE 37 chromosome 7, ASM1340144v1, whole genome shotgun sequence contains these coding sequences:
- the LOC120001293 gene encoding GDSL esterase/lipase APG-like, with product MEICWRRPLLALLFAFALSCLGRGKAQESTALVPAIMTFGDSAVDVGNNNYLPTLFKANYPPYGRDFTSHTPTGRFCNGKLATDFTAETLGFTSFAPAYLSPEASGKNLLIGANFASAASGFDEKAASLNHAIPLSQQLQYFREYQGKLTQVAGADKSASIIKDSIYLLSAGSSDFLQNYYVNPLINRVYTADQYGTYLVGSFTSFVKGLYGLGARKLGVTSLPPLGCLPAAITLFGFHEPGCVSRINTDVQQFNKKINSASQTLQKQLPGLKIVIFDIFKPLYDIVKSPSKYGFKEAKRGCCGTGTVETTVFLCNPKSPGTCPNATEYVFWDAVHPSEAANQALADTLIIQGISLIG from the exons ATGGAGATCTGTTGGAGAAGACCATTGTTGGCTTTGTTATTTGCATTTGCATTATCATGTCTTGGAAGAGGGAAAGCACAAGAATCAACAGCTCTTGTTCCAGCAATCATGACATTTGGTGATTCTGCTGTAGATGTTGGCAACAATAACTATCTACCAACTCTTTTTAAGGCCAATTACCCACCTTATGGAAGAGACTTCACCAGTCACACACCCACTGGAAGGTTTTGCAATGGCAAATTAGCCACTGACTTCACTG CTGAAACTCTGGGTTTTACTAGTTTTGCACCTGCATATCTTAGCCCAGAGGCATCAGGGAAGAACCTGTTGATTGGAGCTAATTTTGCTTCTGCTGCATCTGGTTTTGATGAGAAAGCAGCCTCATTAAAT CATGCAATCCCACTGTCACAGCAACTACAGTACTTCAGGGAGTACCAGGGCAAGCTAACACAAGTGGCTGGTGCTGACAAATCAGCATCCATAATCAAAGATTCTATATATTTATTGAGTGCTGGAAGTAGTGACTTTCTTCAGAACTACTATGTTAATCCTCTGATTAACAGGGTTTACACAGCTGACCAATATGGCACATACCTTGTTGGTTCATTTACAAGCTTTGTTAAG GGTTTGTACGGTTTGGGGGCCAGGAAACTTGGGGTAACTTCACTGCCCCCATTAGGTTGCCTTCCTGCAGCAATTACTTTATTTGGATTTCATGAGCCAGGATGTGTGTCTAGGATCAACACTGATGTGCAACAATTTAATAAGAAAATCAATTCCGCGTCTCAAACTCTTCAAAAACAACTCCCTGGTCTTAAGATCGTCATATTTGACATTTTCAAGCCGCTCTACGACATTGTCAAGTCCCCTTCAAAATATG GGTTTAAGGAAGCGAAGAGAGGCTGCTGTGGGACGGGGACAGTGGAGACAACCGTGTTCTTGTGCAATCCAAAGTCACCAGGAACATGTCCAAATGCCACTGAGTATGTATTTTGGGATGCTGTCCATCCATCAGAGGCTGCTAATCAGGCTCTTGCTGATACCTTGATTATTCAAGGAATCAGCCTTATTGGATGA